A section of the Verrucomicrobium sp. GAS474 genome encodes:
- a CDS encoding bifunctional 4-hydroxy-2-oxoglutarate aldolase/2-dehydro-3-deoxy-phosphogluconate aldolase, whose product MNKEQILQRLLDPGLVAIIRADSSEGVADAAAALLEGGIDAIELTMTTPGALGAVAEISRRFGDRVLIGIGSVTDVESAERAIYAGALFVVTPVFRPKVVAACRRHGRPIASGAYTPTEALDAWEAGSDFVKIFPADSVGPGYIKALKAPLPQLRIIPTGGVNLKTVKEFLAAGCAALAVGSNLVSKEVLARKDWKTLSETAAAYVAAVRTARQELK is encoded by the coding sequence ATGAACAAAGAACAGATCCTCCAGCGTCTCCTCGATCCCGGCCTCGTCGCCATCATCCGGGCCGACAGCTCCGAGGGGGTGGCCGACGCGGCGGCCGCTCTCCTCGAGGGCGGGATCGACGCGATCGAGCTGACGATGACGACGCCCGGGGCCCTCGGCGCGGTCGCCGAGATCTCCCGCCGCTTCGGCGATCGCGTCCTGATCGGAATCGGCTCGGTGACCGACGTCGAGAGCGCCGAGCGGGCGATCTACGCGGGGGCCCTCTTCGTCGTCACGCCGGTCTTCCGTCCGAAGGTCGTCGCCGCCTGCCGCCGCCACGGGAGGCCGATCGCCTCGGGCGCCTACACGCCGACCGAGGCCCTCGACGCGTGGGAGGCGGGGAGCGATTTCGTGAAGATCTTCCCGGCCGACAGCGTCGGGCCCGGTTACATCAAGGCCCTCAAGGCCCCGCTCCCCCAGCTGCGGATCATCCCGACGGGCGGGGTGAACCTGAAGACGGTGAAGGAGTTCCTCGCCGCCGGGTGTGCCGCCCTCGCGGTCGGGAGCAACCTGGTCTCGAAGGAAGTCCTCGCCAGGAAGGATTGGAAGACCCTGAGCGAGACCGCCGCCGCCTACGTCGCCGCGGTCCGGACCGCCCGGCAGGAATTGAAATGA
- a CDS encoding Gfo/Idh/MocA family oxidoreductase codes for MSKKPLRIAIIGYNFMGKAHSNGWLQARRFFDLDVEPVLQVACGRDEAAVRAFADRWGWKHVETDWRKAVERDDVDVVDISLPQHLHHDVAVAAARAGKHLFCEKPMALSLSDAEEMLAAARKAGVKHYVNHNYRRCPAVRLARQLIDEGRIGRIFHWRGSYQQDWIVDPAFPLTWHLKKETAGSGPHGDLNSHSVDLAHYLVGDIRRVSCLTTRFIDERPLPGAGAATFSAGTGAGPVEMGKVTVEDASLMMAEFASGAVGSFEATRFAPGRKNRNAFEIYGSEGSLAFDLERMNELQYFSRRDPGHAQGFRTILATEASHPYIANWWPPGHIIGYEHGFAHAAADFAQAVARDLPIDPDFSDGVKCIRVLEAGLKSAAEGRAVETGAGK; via the coding sequence ATGAGCAAAAAACCGCTCCGCATCGCCATCATCGGCTACAACTTCATGGGCAAGGCCCACTCGAACGGCTGGCTCCAGGCCCGCCGGTTCTTCGACCTCGACGTCGAGCCGGTCCTCCAGGTCGCCTGCGGCCGGGACGAGGCTGCCGTCCGCGCCTTCGCCGACCGCTGGGGCTGGAAGCACGTCGAGACCGACTGGCGGAAGGCCGTCGAGCGGGACGACGTCGACGTCGTCGACATTTCGCTCCCGCAGCACCTCCATCACGACGTGGCGGTCGCCGCCGCCCGCGCCGGGAAGCATCTCTTCTGCGAGAAGCCGATGGCCCTCTCCCTCTCCGACGCGGAGGAGATGCTCGCCGCCGCCCGGAAGGCCGGGGTGAAGCATTACGTCAACCACAACTACCGCCGCTGCCCCGCCGTCCGCCTCGCCCGCCAGCTCATCGACGAGGGACGGATCGGGCGCATCTTCCATTGGCGCGGCTCCTACCAGCAGGACTGGATCGTCGATCCCGCCTTCCCTCTCACGTGGCACTTGAAGAAGGAGACGGCGGGCTCGGGGCCGCACGGCGACCTCAATTCCCACAGCGTCGACCTCGCCCACTACCTCGTCGGCGACATCCGGCGCGTCTCGTGCCTCACCACCCGCTTCATCGACGAGCGGCCCCTGCCGGGCGCGGGGGCGGCGACCTTCAGCGCGGGGACCGGCGCCGGTCCGGTCGAGATGGGCAAGGTGACCGTCGAGGACGCCTCGCTGATGATGGCCGAGTTCGCCTCCGGCGCGGTCGGTTCCTTCGAGGCGACCCGCTTCGCGCCGGGGCGGAAGAACCGCAACGCCTTCGAGATCTACGGCAGCGAGGGAAGCCTCGCCTTCGACCTCGAGCGGATGAACGAGCTCCAGTATTTCTCCCGCCGCGACCCCGGGCACGCCCAGGGCTTCCGCACGATCCTGGCGACCGAGGCCTCCCATCCCTACATCGCGAACTGGTGGCCCCCCGGCCACATCATCGGCTACGAGCACGGCTTCGCCCACGCCGCGGCCGACTTCGCCCAGGCCGTCGCCCGCGACCTGCCGATCGATCCCGATTTCTCCGACGGGGTGAAATGCATCCGCGTCCTCGAGGCCGGCCTGAAGTCGGCCGCCGAGGGGCGCGCCGTCGAGACCGGCGCGGGAAAATGA
- a CDS encoding sugar phosphate isomerase/epimerase family protein, giving the protein MKIGIDSYCYHRFFGEVYPMQKPAPAPYTMESFLDRAKALGCDGVSLESCFFPEFGAAYLARLRTKLDALGFDRVYAWGHPDGLEAGGNAKAKEEMIAHIEHAAAIGAPVMRVVGSSLMFRNAPHEPQLKILAQWFREAAAVAEKKGIRLAVENHIDYNSDEILWLIEEVGSEYFGVNLDTANFIRVLDDPVEATRKLAKHVFATHVKDLRPVKGVSVREWYYFSSVAAGTGLVEVESIARILKEAGYKGFLAFETDMPHPDYEGEEERMIEESMAYLKGVAARVG; this is encoded by the coding sequence ATGAAAATCGGCATCGACAGCTACTGCTACCATCGCTTCTTCGGCGAGGTCTATCCCATGCAGAAACCGGCCCCCGCGCCCTACACGATGGAATCGTTCCTCGACCGCGCCAAGGCGCTCGGCTGCGACGGCGTCTCGCTCGAGAGCTGCTTCTTCCCCGAGTTCGGGGCCGCCTACCTCGCCCGGCTGCGGACGAAGCTCGACGCCCTCGGCTTTGACCGCGTCTACGCCTGGGGCCATCCCGACGGCCTCGAGGCGGGGGGCAACGCGAAGGCGAAGGAGGAGATGATCGCCCACATCGAGCACGCCGCCGCGATCGGCGCGCCGGTGATGCGGGTCGTCGGCAGCAGCCTCATGTTCCGCAACGCCCCGCACGAGCCGCAGCTGAAGATCCTCGCCCAATGGTTCCGCGAGGCCGCCGCCGTCGCGGAGAAGAAGGGGATCCGCCTCGCGGTGGAGAACCACATCGACTACAATTCCGACGAGATCCTCTGGCTGATCGAGGAGGTGGGCTCTGAGTACTTCGGCGTCAACCTCGACACGGCCAACTTCATCCGCGTCCTCGACGATCCGGTCGAGGCGACCCGCAAGCTCGCGAAGCATGTCTTCGCGACCCACGTGAAGGACCTCCGCCCGGTGAAGGGGGTCAGCGTGCGCGAGTGGTATTACTTCTCCTCCGTCGCCGCCGGGACCGGCCTCGTCGAGGTCGAGTCGATCGCCCGCATCCTGAAGGAGGCCGGCTACAAGGGCTTCCTCGCCTTCGAGACCGACATGCCCCACCCCGACTACGAGGGAGAGGAAGAGCGGATGATCGAGGAGAGCATGGCCTACCTGAAGGGGGTCGCCGCCCGCGTCGGCTAA
- a CDS encoding Gfo/Idh/MocA family oxidoreductase: MSQQPLRIAIVGTGRAGMIHAGNFSRSVPDARVTAVSDAVAESRETAARDLALPASAAHADYREAVTRDDVDAVVIATPTSLHREIAEAAAAAGKHIFCEKPMAMRVDECDAMIAAAAKGKVNLQIGFMRRFDAGFRAAKARVEAGEIGEVVQVKTLTHGPSYPRPWMFDLAKSNGPLAEVNSHDIDTVRWFSGGEFTEVHAIAGNYRTPEAVADYPDFYDQVLLTARLSNGAQGSISGAQGVQYAYDARCEILGTHGLITIGSLRGDTVMVCTREKELRSPAIVSWMNLFREAYLAEDIEFATSIREGRPPAAAGKDGRAAVAVVNAGNQSIRERKPVTL; encoded by the coding sequence ATGAGCCAGCAACCCCTTCGCATCGCCATCGTCGGCACCGGCCGCGCCGGCATGATCCACGCCGGTAATTTCTCCCGTTCCGTCCCCGACGCCCGCGTCACGGCGGTCTCCGACGCCGTCGCCGAGTCCCGCGAGACCGCCGCCCGGGACCTCGCCCTCCCCGCCTCGGCGGCCCATGCCGACTACCGCGAGGCCGTCACCCGCGACGACGTCGACGCCGTCGTCATCGCCACCCCCACCTCCCTCCACCGGGAGATCGCCGAGGCCGCCGCCGCCGCCGGGAAGCACATCTTCTGCGAGAAGCCGATGGCGATGCGGGTCGACGAGTGCGACGCGATGATCGCCGCCGCCGCGAAGGGGAAGGTCAACCTCCAGATCGGCTTCATGCGCCGCTTCGACGCCGGATTCCGCGCGGCGAAGGCCCGGGTCGAGGCCGGGGAGATCGGCGAGGTCGTCCAGGTGAAGACCCTCACCCACGGCCCCAGCTACCCCCGTCCGTGGATGTTCGACCTCGCGAAGAGCAACGGCCCCCTCGCCGAGGTGAACAGCCACGACATCGACACGGTCCGCTGGTTCAGCGGCGGGGAATTCACCGAAGTCCACGCCATCGCCGGGAACTACCGGACCCCCGAGGCCGTCGCCGACTACCCCGACTTCTACGACCAGGTCCTCCTCACGGCCCGCCTCTCGAACGGCGCGCAGGGCTCGATCAGCGGCGCGCAGGGCGTCCAGTACGCCTACGACGCCCGGTGCGAGATCCTCGGCACCCACGGCCTGATCACGATCGGGAGCCTCCGCGGGGACACCGTCATGGTCTGCACCCGCGAGAAGGAACTCCGGAGCCCCGCCATCGTCTCGTGGATGAACCTCTTCCGCGAGGCCTACCTCGCCGAGGACATCGAGTTCGCCACCTCGATCCGGGAGGGCCGCCCCCCCGCCGCCGCCGGGAAGGACGGCCGCGCCGCCGTCGCCGTCGTCAACGCGGGCAACCAGTCGATCCGCGAGCGCAAGCCCGTCACCCTCTAA